One window from the genome of Deltaproteobacteria bacterium encodes:
- a CDS encoding nucleotidyl transferase AbiEii/AbiGii toxin family protein — translation MIKKFATPKAFRTSLEERLKTHSRKTGIELQRLRRQVAFDRLLFRLFQFFPKDLLLKGGYAMELRLEGARATKDIDLVLKATRVGSTGNSDHVIRRMLQDAVQKDSGDFFEFLVGEPTLDLEAVPYGGSRYPIEQIESEDWLGFAGIETLPFPAISREQQFAEKLHAYTSPREESENSRVKDLIDLVLLIVSGGLKTAIGKVFEYRATHEAPKTISHPPANWKPKFDRLAKECGLDCDLAKAFEQVEAFIGGIFR, via the coding sequence ATGATCAAAAAATTCGCCACACCGAAAGCGTTCAGAACATCGTTGGAGGAACGTCTCAAAACTCATTCGCGAAAGACGGGGATCGAACTGCAGAGATTACGCAGACAGGTCGCCTTCGATCGACTGCTCTTCCGGCTTTTTCAATTCTTTCCGAAGGACCTGCTCCTCAAGGGCGGTTATGCCATGGAACTCAGACTTGAAGGGGCACGCGCCACGAAAGACATCGACCTCGTGCTAAAGGCCACACGGGTCGGGTCAACCGGCAACAGCGACCATGTCATCCGACGGATGCTGCAAGACGCCGTGCAGAAAGATTCAGGCGACTTCTTTGAATTTCTCGTCGGAGAGCCGACCCTCGATCTGGAGGCGGTTCCCTACGGAGGATCCCGTTATCCCATTGAACAAATCGAGAGCGAGGATTGGCTCGGGTTCGCGGGCATTGAAACACTGCCGTTCCCCGCCATTTCCAGAGAGCAGCAATTCGCGGAAAAGCTCCACGCCTACACGTCGCCAAGAGAGGAATCCGAAAATTCGCGGGTAAAGGATCTGATCGACTTGGTACTGCTGATCGTCTCGGGCGGATTGAAAACGGCGATCGGAAAGGTTTTTGAATATCGGGCAACCCATGAAGCGCCCAAGACCATCAGTCACCCTCCCGCAAACTGGAAACCGAAATTCGACAGATTGGCAAAGGAATGCGGGCTTGATTGCGATCTCGCCAAGGCGTTTGAACAAGTCGAGGCGTTTATCGGCGGGATTTTTCGATGA
- a CDS encoding DUF167 domain-containing protein: MEPRFFSITVRPRAKRSEVEKRPDGSYRVSVTAPPIEGRANEAVTRALADYFNIPQSSVRITRGLSGKKKWVEIR, from the coding sequence ATAGAGCCGAGATTTTTTTCCATCACCGTCCGGCCTCGCGCGAAGCGTTCCGAGGTTGAAAAAAGGCCTGACGGTTCCTACCGCGTTTCGGTAACCGCGCCTCCCATTGAGGGGAGGGCTAACGAGGCGGTGACCCGAGCCTTGGCCGATTATTTCAATATTCCCCAATCATCCGTTCGGATTACGAGGGGCCTCAGCGGCAAGAAAAAGTGGGTTGAGATTAGATGA
- a CDS encoding GMC family oxidoreductase: protein MKSRWPLGERWLLEMGMPASQVTDAAQRAWQRGSRFDNPFRTLYPLLALLLDFAGPFFILGRLNRVSHLSAGDFDRFFDRMMNHRFTLFRAILALLLGPLMEMLTEEKNVPPNPPHPLKRVRPRVVHPKEIPNNEFDVVVIGSGAGGAPVAWDLTRRGFRIAIVEKGGFAEMESAPRILEKHYLLQGMSASLYGGITLVMAGSAVGGTTVVNSGTCLRPLPECLERWEELTGIPFSSGLLDPWMDLAEKRIGVSKPSAAITSLSSKIFQKGLSAIGRNEVYPLPRNAPDCQGSGRCCFLCPTGAKLGTDRAFLVEAVEKGMSLFDRSRAIQISEKENGVIVEIETVDGKKLIRSKQLVLSAGALATPGLIRRNRLGSHGSLAGQNLKIHPATKVLAYFPSLSNNGHGVPQGLGYRPPELPRVTLEGIHLPKSVIGPMLSKAGKRFAWWISQSEHLVSFGLFVRDRQTGRVQQFGDSPPWIHYRLHPDDAKEIGAGLLMIAEAFFAAGAERVLLPAVDLPNEPATLHELKKLRPEDFIPRRLITSGFHPQGTAGISRVVDGDLRLFGSDRISVCDASVFPDSPGVNPMVTIMGLSLRLAERLAQEIR from the coding sequence ATGAAATCCCGATGGCCCCTTGGTGAACGATGGCTCCTGGAAATGGGGATGCCGGCGTCTCAGGTGACCGATGCCGCACAGCGTGCCTGGCAAAGGGGCTCCCGGTTTGACAATCCCTTCCGAACCCTCTACCCCCTCCTCGCCCTCCTTCTGGATTTTGCGGGTCCTTTTTTTATTCTGGGAAGACTAAACCGGGTGAGCCACCTTTCGGCAGGAGACTTCGACCGGTTTTTCGACCGGATGATGAACCACCGGTTTACCCTTTTCCGGGCGATCCTGGCCCTTCTCCTGGGCCCCCTCATGGAAATGTTGACGGAAGAAAAAAACGTCCCGCCCAATCCTCCCCATCCTTTAAAGAGGGTTCGTCCAAGGGTGGTTCACCCGAAAGAAATTCCGAACAATGAATTTGATGTTGTGGTGATCGGTTCAGGGGCCGGAGGGGCCCCGGTCGCTTGGGATCTGACCCGGAGGGGGTTCCGTATCGCCATCGTGGAAAAGGGGGGATTTGCGGAGATGGAGTCGGCCCCGCGGATTCTGGAAAAACATTACCTCCTCCAGGGGATGAGCGCCTCCCTCTACGGCGGGATTACCCTCGTGATGGCCGGTTCCGCCGTGGGTGGGACAACAGTCGTGAATTCCGGAACCTGCCTCAGGCCTCTCCCGGAATGCCTGGAGAGGTGGGAGGAACTAACCGGCATCCCTTTTTCCTCCGGGCTCCTCGATCCCTGGATGGATCTTGCCGAGAAACGGATTGGTGTTTCAAAACCCTCTGCCGCCATCACGAGTCTTTCCTCGAAGATCTTTCAGAAGGGGTTGTCCGCCATCGGAAGAAATGAGGTCTATCCCCTGCCCCGCAATGCCCCCGATTGCCAAGGTTCTGGACGTTGTTGTTTCCTCTGCCCCACCGGAGCCAAACTGGGAACAGACCGGGCCTTTCTCGTCGAAGCGGTCGAAAAAGGGATGAGCCTCTTTGACAGGAGTCGTGCCATACAAATTTCGGAAAAAGAAAATGGCGTCATTGTGGAGATTGAAACTGTTGACGGAAAAAAATTGATCCGCTCGAAACAGCTTGTTTTATCGGCCGGGGCCCTCGCAACCCCCGGTCTGATCCGTAGAAACAGGCTCGGGTCTCACGGGTCCCTGGCTGGGCAAAATCTCAAGATCCACCCCGCAACCAAGGTCTTGGCCTATTTCCCCTCTCTCTCCAACAACGGGCATGGGGTGCCGCAAGGGTTGGGTTACCGCCCCCCGGAACTCCCCCGTGTGACCCTGGAAGGGATCCATCTCCCCAAGAGTGTGATCGGTCCGATGCTTTCAAAGGCGGGAAAGCGTTTTGCCTGGTGGATCAGCCAAAGTGAACATCTGGTCAGTTTCGGTCTGTTTGTCCGGGATCGCCAGACAGGCAGGGTTCAACAGTTCGGCGACTCTCCCCCCTGGATCCATTACCGTCTCCACCCCGATGATGCCAAAGAGATCGGCGCCGGTCTCTTGATGATCGCCGAGGCGTTCTTTGCGGCAGGGGCGGAAAGGGTTTTGCTTCCGGCCGTGGATCTTCCCAATGAACCAGCCACTCTTCATGAGCTCAAAAAACTCCGCCCCGAAGATTTTATCCCCCGCCGGCTGATCACCAGCGGCTTCCACCCCCAGGGAACGGCAGGCATCAGCCGGGTTGTCGATGGGGATCTCCGGTTGTTTGGTTCAGACCGTATCTCGGTCTGTGACGCCTCTGTTTTTCCAGATTCACCGGGGGTGAACCCGATGGTAACGATCATGGGGTTGTCACTGCGACTGGCCGAGCGGCTGGCTCAAGAAATAAGATAG
- a CDS encoding DEAD/DEAH box helicase: MPTTYSPHNPAHSFLGLGISAPILAVLEHLHFTKPTPIQHQSIPAGLAGKDIIGIAQTGTGKTLAFGIPLIQRLQAMQGGRALILIPTRELAIQAEEMLQKIGRPLGLSAAVLIGGESMTRQIRDLQRHPRVLVATPGRLLDHLQRRTVTLRDVKILVLDEADRMLDMGFAPQINQIMKNLPTEKQTLLYSATMPTGIVRIATAHMKLPVRVEVAPSGTAAENVEQEIIIVNKDGKQALLETVLQETPGTALVFSRTKHGARKVCQHLNQKGYGAAEIHSNRSQGQRKEAMDGFRRGKYRILVATDIAARGIDVSHIGIVINFDLPDNSEDYVHRIGRTGRAGREGRAISFATPDQRRDIRDIEKLIRKTLKISSRLPASTPGASNVVAAFNKPYTPFKRRFGRRFFRKQGPRTR; the protein is encoded by the coding sequence GTGCCAACGACCTATTCCCCTCATAACCCGGCCCACAGTTTTTTGGGTCTCGGAATTTCTGCCCCCATTTTAGCTGTTCTAGAGCATCTGCATTTTACAAAGCCGACCCCTATTCAACACCAATCAATCCCGGCGGGGCTTGCCGGCAAAGATATTATCGGTATTGCCCAAACCGGGACCGGCAAGACATTGGCCTTTGGCATCCCTCTTATCCAGCGTCTGCAGGCGATGCAAGGCGGCCGGGCGCTGATCCTGATCCCGACCCGTGAACTGGCAATCCAGGCAGAGGAAATGCTTCAAAAGATCGGAAGGCCGCTCGGTCTTTCAGCCGCGGTGTTGATCGGCGGTGAATCAATGACCCGACAGATCCGGGACCTGCAACGTCACCCCCGTGTGCTGGTAGCCACCCCGGGGCGTCTGCTCGATCACCTGCAACGAAGGACTGTCACGCTGAGGGATGTCAAAATCCTGGTCCTGGATGAAGCCGACCGGATGCTCGATATGGGGTTTGCCCCGCAGATTAATCAGATTATGAAAAACCTCCCGACCGAGAAACAAACCCTTCTCTACTCGGCCACCATGCCTACCGGGATTGTAAGGATAGCGACGGCCCATATGAAGTTGCCGGTCCGGGTAGAGGTCGCCCCCTCCGGAACGGCGGCAGAAAACGTGGAGCAAGAGATCATCATTGTTAATAAGGATGGGAAACAGGCGCTCCTGGAAACGGTCCTTCAAGAGACACCAGGAACGGCGCTTGTCTTTTCACGCACCAAGCATGGGGCCAGAAAAGTTTGTCAGCATCTGAACCAAAAAGGGTACGGAGCGGCTGAGATCCATTCCAACCGTTCGCAGGGCCAGCGCAAAGAGGCGATGGATGGGTTTCGGAGGGGCAAATACCGGATTCTTGTCGCCACCGACATTGCGGCACGCGGGATTGATGTCAGCCATATCGGGATCGTGATCAACTTTGATCTTCCGGATAATTCGGAAGACTATGTCCATCGCATCGGAAGGACCGGTCGCGCCGGCCGCGAGGGGAGAGCAATCTCTTTTGCGACCCCGGATCAAAGAAGGGATATCCGTGATATTGAAAAACTGATCCGAAAAACCTTGAAGATCAGTTCCCGACTGCCAGCCTCCACACCCGGGGCCTCGAACGTGGTCGCCGCTTTCAATAAACCGTACACTCCCTTTAAGAGACGTTTTGGAAGACGTTTCTTCAGAAAACAAGGCCCGAGGACCCGCTAA
- a CDS encoding TIGR02147 family protein gives MGRTGSKIDLFQYRDYRSFLKDWYKAAKAERSSYSFRLFAKKAGFVSSNFLMLVMQGKRNLTEESLKKCLVGLGLNKQEQDFFRSLVFFNQAKTHEDKHFYYQQLLRSRKFRQLKPIEKQQYQYYSAWYHPVVRELVVSPEFDGTPEWIARHLFPAIAPAQAAKSIELLEGLGFIEKDKNGRWQQTSTIISTGPELISVVVHNYHKLLLDLSKQVMDQLSLKDREVSALTLGVKKERLEELRNKIREFRQEILKLVSEDTEPEEVVQLNIQFFPVTKDLKGVKI, from the coding sequence ATGGGCAGGACCGGCTCCAAAATCGACTTGTTTCAATACCGCGACTACCGGTCCTTTTTAAAAGACTGGTACAAGGCGGCCAAGGCGGAAAGGAGTTCCTATTCCTTCCGTCTCTTTGCCAAAAAGGCCGGGTTTGTTTCGAGCAACTTCCTGATGCTGGTGATGCAGGGCAAACGGAACTTAACCGAGGAGAGCCTGAAGAAGTGCCTCGTGGGGTTGGGCCTGAACAAGCAGGAGCAGGATTTTTTCAGGAGCCTGGTTTTCTTCAATCAGGCGAAGACCCATGAGGACAAGCATTTCTATTACCAACAGCTTCTTCGCTCCAGAAAGTTCCGTCAGCTCAAGCCGATTGAAAAACAGCAGTATCAATACTATTCGGCCTGGTATCACCCCGTTGTTCGTGAACTTGTTGTTTCACCGGAGTTCGACGGCACGCCGGAATGGATCGCCAGGCATCTGTTCCCGGCAATCGCACCAGCCCAGGCGGCCAAATCGATAGAACTTCTCGAAGGGCTCGGCTTTATAGAGAAGGATAAAAATGGGCGATGGCAACAGACCAGCACGATTATCTCGACAGGGCCGGAACTGATCTCAGTGGTGGTCCATAATTATCACAAACTTCTCCTGGATCTCTCCAAACAGGTGATGGATCAGTTGTCTCTCAAGGACCGCGAGGTCAGTGCCTTGACGTTGGGGGTTAAGAAGGAGAGGCTGGAAGAACTCCGGAATAAAATCCGTGAATTCCGCCAGGAGATCCTCAAACTGGTTTCCGAAGATACCGAGCCTGAAGAGGTGGTTCAGTTGAACATCCAGTTTTTCCCAGTGACGAAGGATTTGAAAGGGGTAAAAATATGA
- the metF gene encoding methylenetetrahydrofolate reductase [NAD(P)H], protein MDFRDYYQPGSCRISFEVFPPKDEEGMGSLLQSLKDLSPFKPAFVSCTYGAMGTTRDVTRDLVIQIRKELDLTTAFHFTCVGSNRIAIKEYVEYLKEKGINLVVALRGDPPQGSAQFVKPADGFSYANELVAFLKSINGFSIAVAGYPEGHIEAPDLETDLQNLKRKVAAGADVVLTQLFFDNRFYFDFVERARKIGITVPIVPGIMPILSVGQIEKITRMCGASIPKDLYQRLSAVQEDHDKVREIGIEHASAQCRQLLEAGVPGIHFYTLNRSYSTRRILESLSL, encoded by the coding sequence ATGGATTTTAGAGATTACTACCAGCCCGGTTCCTGCCGCATCTCCTTTGAGGTCTTCCCCCCAAAAGATGAGGAAGGGATGGGCTCTCTTCTTCAAAGCCTGAAAGATCTGTCACCATTCAAGCCGGCGTTTGTCTCCTGTACTTACGGGGCGATGGGGACAACGCGCGACGTGACCCGTGACCTTGTCATCCAGATCCGGAAGGAACTGGATCTGACAACCGCCTTTCATTTTACCTGTGTCGGGTCGAACCGGATTGCCATCAAAGAATATGTGGAATACTTAAAAGAGAAGGGAATCAATCTGGTAGTCGCCCTGCGGGGTGATCCCCCCCAGGGGAGCGCACAGTTTGTCAAACCGGCCGATGGTTTCTCCTACGCCAATGAACTGGTTGCCTTTTTAAAAAGCATCAACGGCTTCAGCATTGCGGTGGCCGGTTACCCCGAGGGGCATATCGAGGCGCCCGACCTCGAAACGGACCTTCAAAATCTGAAACGAAAGGTTGCGGCCGGGGCCGATGTTGTCTTGACCCAGCTCTTTTTCGACAACCGGTTTTATTTTGATTTTGTCGAACGGGCTCGAAAGATTGGCATCACGGTTCCGATTGTCCCCGGGATTATGCCGATCTTGAGCGTGGGTCAGATCGAGAAAATCACCCGGATGTGCGGGGCCTCCATTCCCAAAGATCTCTACCAACGGTTATCCGCCGTACAGGAAGACCATGACAAGGTCCGGGAAATCGGTATTGAACATGCGTCAGCGCAGTGCCGGCAACTCCTTGAAGCCGGTGTCCCCGGCATCCATTTTTACACGCTGAACAGATCTTACAGCACCCGGCGGATCCTGGAATCACTTTCCTTATAA
- a CDS encoding ATP-binding protein — translation MSLTPRLFTSPLQRLLREFPIVCLLGPRQCGKTTFVKEQFPEWAYFDLEKPSHRTAVESDPEGFMNRHPHQIIFDEAQQFPPLFPLLRSFVDEHKGKTSKILLLGSASPNLIRNVSESLAGRVGFLDMTPFQMEEVEDENRLWLCGGFPTPYLAKTTAQRFDWFEGYTRTFIERDLKLYGIEVRPVMMRRLWTMLAHVHGGILNASELGNALGMNYHTINHYIDILEQTFLIRRLSPYFVNIGKRLVKSPKIYLRDTGLLHYFLHLNTKEEILVSPKCGASWEGFVMEQLMDAIRIKKPDTEFYFWQTATKQEVDLLIKEGEKIIPIEIKRHTAPKKEDVGGLFFCMKDLKLKKGFIVRPEGESRYSLGEGVEVLSLVEILDIFK, via the coding sequence ATGTCCTTGACCCCAAGGCTCTTCACCTCTCCCTTGCAAAGACTCCTGCGCGAATTCCCTATCGTCTGTCTGCTGGGGCCTCGTCAATGCGGCAAGACCACTTTTGTGAAAGAACAATTTCCCGAATGGGCCTATTTTGATCTGGAAAAACCTTCTCACAGGACGGCGGTTGAAAGCGATCCGGAAGGATTCATGAACCGCCACCCGCATCAGATTATTTTTGATGAAGCGCAGCAATTTCCACCCTTGTTTCCGCTTCTGCGCAGTTTTGTGGATGAACATAAGGGAAAGACCAGCAAAATTTTGCTCCTGGGCTCTGCCTCACCGAATCTGATTCGCAATGTTTCCGAAAGCCTCGCCGGACGGGTCGGTTTTCTCGACATGACTCCTTTTCAAATGGAGGAGGTCGAAGACGAAAACCGGCTCTGGCTTTGCGGCGGTTTTCCCACACCCTATCTGGCCAAGACGACCGCACAGCGGTTCGACTGGTTTGAGGGCTACACGCGCACTTTCATCGAGCGGGATCTGAAACTCTACGGCATTGAAGTGCGGCCCGTCATGATGCGCCGTCTGTGGACCATGCTGGCCCACGTTCACGGAGGAATCTTGAATGCCAGTGAACTGGGCAATGCACTGGGAATGAATTACCACACGATCAACCACTATATCGACATTCTGGAACAGACTTTCTTGATCCGGCGTCTGTCCCCTTATTTTGTCAACATCGGCAAGCGGCTGGTCAAGAGCCCAAAAATTTATTTGAGAGACACCGGCCTGTTGCATTATTTTCTGCATCTAAATACGAAAGAAGAGATTCTGGTTTCTCCCAAATGCGGCGCCAGCTGGGAGGGGTTTGTCATGGAGCAGTTGATGGACGCCATCCGGATAAAAAAACCAGATACAGAATTTTATTTTTGGCAGACGGCGACAAAACAGGAGGTGGATCTATTGATCAAAGAGGGAGAAAAAATAATCCCCATTGAAATCAAACGCCATACGGCCCCAAAAAAAGAGGACGTAGGGGGGCTGTTTTTTTGCATGAAGGATTTAAAACTTAAAAAAGGTTTCATTGTCCGCCCCGAAGGGGAATCCCGCTATTCCCTGGGAGAAGGGGTGGAAGTGTTATCCCTGGTAGAGATACTGGATATATTCAAATGA